The following nucleotide sequence is from Microbacterium arborescens.
GAGCATCCGCGTGAACGACGATACGAAGCGCCTCGACCGGACGAATCTCGGATGAGGCCGATCGCGCGCCTCGTCCACATCTCGCGGCCCGTCCTGTGGATCAACACGATCGGCACCGGCGCGCTCGGCATGTGGCTGACCGGCCAGCTGATCGACCTCGCCGCCATCCCCCTCCTGATCTGGCTCACACTGCCGTTCAACCTGCTGATCTACGGCGTGAACGACATCTTCGACCAGGACACGGACGCGCTGAACCCGCGAAAGGGATCGATCGAGGGTGCGCGGATCGATCCGCGCGAAGTGAAGCTCATCGCGTGGGCGGTGGCGATCACGAACATCCCGTTCCTCGTCTACTTCGTGATCGCGCTGCCGATCGCCGCTGTCGGCCTGATCCTGCTGTACGCGGGCGTCTTCGTCTTCTACTCGGCTCCGCCACTGCGCTTCAAGGCGCGACCGTTCCTCGACTCGCTGAGCAACGCCGCCTACGGCCTGCCGCTGCTGATCCTGCCGGTCGCCCTCGAGGCACCCCCTGTCTGGCCGGCCGTCGTGGGGCTGCTCGCCTGGAGCGTCGCGAAACACGCCTACGACGCCGTGCAAGACATCGAGGAAGACCGCGAGGCGGGTATCACCACGACCGCCGTGCTGCTCGGCCCGCGCGGCACGGCCGTGTGGAGCGGAGCGTGGTGGCTGGTCTCGACCGTGCTGTTCGCGCTCGTCAGCCTGCCCGTCGCCCTGGTGAACCTCGCGCTCGCGGGAACACTCGTCGTGTGGATGCTGGTGCGTCCGACGCCTGCCACCGGCCGCACGCTGTATCCCCTGTCCATCGCGTTCCCGTACATCGCGGGTTCGGTCGCCAGCGGGCTGCTGCTCGCCGCCATCTTCCTCGGGATCTATCCATGAGTCGTATCGTCGTCGTCGGCGCAGGCCTCGGCGGGCTCGCGGCATCCGCCCTTCTCGCCCACGCCGGCCATCGGGTGACCCTGCTCGAAGCGGCCGAGACGGTCGGCGGCAAGAGTCGGCGCATCGAGCTCGACGGCGAGCGCATCGACACCGGTCCGTCGCTCGTGACCTTCCCCTCCGTCTGGGACGAGTTGCTGCGCCGTCTGGACGCAGGATCGCGAACGGGCGCGGATGTCGCGGGCCTCGACCTCGTCCGTCTCGATGAGGTCGGCCGCTACTACTACCGCGGCGAAGAGGTCTCGCTGCCCGTGCCGGAGGGGCATCCCTGGCACCCCGCGTGGAAGCGGTTCAGCGACGAGCATGCGCCCCTCGCGGGCGACGTGGCCGCGCTGCTCGTCGCCGACCCGCTCGATCGCTCGTCGCTGCCTGCACTGCGGCGGCTGCTCGCCGTGTACGGCCGGCGCCTCAGCACCCGCGCCTACCTCGACAGCCTCACCTGGATGCCCGAGGGGCTGCGCGAGATCATCGCGATCCACACCCTCAACGCCGGCGTCTCTCCCGACCGCACTCCCGCGCTGTACGCGAGCATGCCCGCCGTCATGGCCGCCGATGGGGTGTGGGTGCCGCGCGGCGGCGTGTTCGAGATCGTCATCGCGTTGCAGCGACTGGCGGATGCCGCGGGCGTCGAGATCCGCACCAGTGAGCGCGTCACGCGCATCGAGCGCGGGCGGGTCACGACCGAGCGCGGCGTGCACGAGGCGGATGTCGTCGTGAGCGGTCTCGACGCCGCGCGGCTCGACGTGCTGCTCGGCCGTCGTCGGCTCGCTCCCGGTTCGCCGTCGCTGTCGTGCTCGGCCGTCGCGATCTACGGCGTGCTCGAGAGGCCCCTGCCCGAGCGGATCTCCGCGCACAGCGTCATCCTGCCTACGAAGCCCGATGCCCTGCACCGCAGTCTCGCCGCTGGCGACGAGCCCGCCGACACGATGGCATTCGTCAACCATTACCGCGCCGGCGAGATCTACCCGAACGACCGCAGCACGCTCGCCGTCCTGCTGACGAGCCCCGCCGACGGACAGGGCTACTCGCTCGATCACCCGTTCGTGACGCGGGAGATCGAACGCATCTCACGCGTCATGGGCCTCGACGAGCCGCTCACCGACGGGATGACCGAGACGACCGTCCTCGACCCGCGTTACTTCGGCACATTCGGCGAACCGCACGGCGCCCTCTACGGGGCGTCGCGACCGCTGTGGATGAGCGGTCCGCTGCACCAGCCCGCGCAGCACGACCTCCGCGCGCCCTGGCTCTGGCGTGTCGGCGCGTCGGTGCATCCGGGCGGCGGGATCCCCGCCGTTCTCGGCGGCGCGATGATCGTCGCCTCGAAGCTGCTGAAGCGGCATCCGGCCTGAGCAGGCGAACGCACCCGTTGCGTCAGGATGGGGTCGTGCGTATCGCGGCAAGCATCGTCCTCACCCTGGCTGCGACCGTGGCGGGCCTTTCGGGACTTCTCATGCTCGGCCTGGCGGGCCTCTACTGGGAAGGCGGCTTCGTCCTTCGAGAGTTCTCCGACTCCGACGATCTCGAACGAACGGTTGGCGTCGCGATGGGGATTGCAGGCCTCGCGGGATGGGCCGGTCTCTCGGCTACCGCCGCATTCGTCGGCCTTCGCGGTCGATATCCGTCTCGCGCGGGGTCGGTGGCTGTGTGCGCTTCCCTTGCGTTCAACGCGGCTGTCCTGCTGGGAGCGATGGTGTTCGTCCTCACGTCGAACCACCCGTGATCCGCTCGGCAGTGCGCGCAGCCGCGGGGCTCTACGGTGGTGGCATGAGGGATGTCCGGATTGCGCGGCAATTCGTCGCGCTCACCTTCGTCATCGCCTACGGATTCGCGGGTGCGCTGATCGTGGCCGCGACGTTCGGGTACCGGGTGAACAACGTCGTCACGACATTGCCGGAGTTCGCCGCGAACGTGCCTTTCGCCCTCTACATCCTTTCGCCGGCGATCGCGTCGTACATCGTGTTGCGTCGCAACGGACGGGTATCCCACCTCGGGGAATGGTTGCGATGGGTGTTCGCCGCGCGTGGACCGCTGCGAGGGTACGTCCTCATCGCGCTCACGCTGACCGTGTACTTCATCCTGCACGTCGCCGTGTCGGGACCGTCAGCGACCGCCGTGCCCTGGTACATGTTCTTCCTGTCCATCCCCGGCAACCTCATCATCGGAGGCATGGAGGAGTCGGGCTGGATGACGTCGCTCCAGCCCGCGGTCGACCACCGATGGGGATACCTGCTTTCCTCCCTCATCGTCGGCCTCATCTGGCTCGCTTGGCACGTGCCGCTCTTCTTCATCCCCGGCACGAATCATCAATCGGGAGCCATCGACTTCGCGATGTTCGCGCTGCAGATCATGGCGTTCCGCTTCTTCTATGGCGCCGTTCTCCGGGTATCGAGCGCGAATGCGGTTTTTCTGTGCATCGTCGCGCACACCGCATTCAACGCGATGAGTTTCACCGTCGGAGTTCCGCCGGCGACCTGGCCGGGCACCCTCGTCGCGAATGCCGCCGTCGTGGCCATCGCGCTGGCATCGGTCGCCCTGTTCGGCCGGAAAGCCGAGGACACAGTTCGAACCTGACTCAGTCCGCGGCGCTCGTACCGCTGCGCTTCTCGCCGCGATGCTCGACTGCACTGATCAGGAACGGGATGGCGACGGCAGCCGAGGTGATGAGCAGCCCTCCGGTGAACACGAGGCCGGGGAACTCGGCGACGTTGAAGGCGGCACCCATCAGGTAGATGCCCCCGAGGAACAGAACCAGGAACAGCACGATCACGCTGACGTCCTCCTTCTCGTGGAGATCATGAGCCTACTAAAGATATGCCCACGAATCATCTTGGCGATGTCTTCTCCTGCTCGCCACGACCCCGCGCCCAGCGCGCCACGAAGAACAGCACGATGCCGCCGGCGATGAGGATGGCGCCGAAGATCCACACCCGCAGCGTCTGCTGGCTGAGCAGCAGCAGGCACGACGCGATGCCCAACACGGGAACGAACGTCCATACGCGGAAGTGATCATGCTCGACGCGGTCACGGCGCAGAACGAGCACGGAGATGTTCGCGCTCAGGAAGACGAAGAGCAGCAGCAGGACGACCGTCTCGGCCAACAGCGCGAGGTCGCCGACGAGCGTCAGCAGCATCGCGAC
It contains:
- a CDS encoding CPBP family glutamic-type intramembrane protease → MRDVRIARQFVALTFVIAYGFAGALIVAATFGYRVNNVVTTLPEFAANVPFALYILSPAIASYIVLRRNGRVSHLGEWLRWVFAARGPLRGYVLIALTLTVYFILHVAVSGPSATAVPWYMFFLSIPGNLIIGGMEESGWMTSLQPAVDHRWGYLLSSLIVGLIWLAWHVPLFFIPGTNHQSGAIDFAMFALQIMAFRFFYGAVLRVSSANAVFLCIVAHTAFNAMSFTVGVPPATWPGTLVANAAVVAIALASVALFGRKAEDTVRT
- a CDS encoding phytoene desaturase family protein: MSRIVVVGAGLGGLAASALLAHAGHRVTLLEAAETVGGKSRRIELDGERIDTGPSLVTFPSVWDELLRRLDAGSRTGADVAGLDLVRLDEVGRYYYRGEEVSLPVPEGHPWHPAWKRFSDEHAPLAGDVAALLVADPLDRSSLPALRRLLAVYGRRLSTRAYLDSLTWMPEGLREIIAIHTLNAGVSPDRTPALYASMPAVMAADGVWVPRGGVFEIVIALQRLADAAGVEIRTSERVTRIERGRVTTERGVHEADVVVSGLDAARLDVLLGRRRLAPGSPSLSCSAVAIYGVLERPLPERISAHSVILPTKPDALHRSLAAGDEPADTMAFVNHYRAGEIYPNDRSTLAVLLTSPADGQGYSLDHPFVTREIERISRVMGLDEPLTDGMTETTVLDPRYFGTFGEPHGALYGASRPLWMSGPLHQPAQHDLRAPWLWRVGASVHPGGGIPAVLGGAMIVASKLLKRHPA
- a CDS encoding UbiA family prenyltransferase; amino-acid sequence: MRPIARLVHISRPVLWINTIGTGALGMWLTGQLIDLAAIPLLIWLTLPFNLLIYGVNDIFDQDTDALNPRKGSIEGARIDPREVKLIAWAVAITNIPFLVYFVIALPIAAVGLILLYAGVFVFYSAPPLRFKARPFLDSLSNAAYGLPLLILPVALEAPPVWPAVVGLLAWSVAKHAYDAVQDIEEDREAGITTTAVLLGPRGTAVWSGAWWLVSTVLFALVSLPVALVNLALAGTLVVWMLVRPTPATGRTLYPLSIAFPYIAGSVASGLLLAAIFLGIYP